AGCGGGGTGAAGGAGGTGGCCCCGTACGTGATCCTCGTCATCATCCTGATGATCAAACCGTACGGGCTGTTCGGTACGAAGGAAATCGAACGCGTTTGAGTAGTTGAGAATGGGCATCTAAGGGAGAACTTTATATGCAGTTTTGCGGCGACTTCCGGACCACCTACGAAAAGGACGTCAAGATCTTCCAGACGCCCTTCATCAAGGTCTGCATGGGGTTCCTCGGCGTCGCCCTCCTCGCGCTGCCGTTCCTGGTCAAGGGGGAGTACCTCTGGATCGCCCTGCAGATCCTGATCGCGGTCATCGGCGCGGTGGGCCTCAACATCCTCACGGGGTTCACCGGGCAGATCTCCCTCGGCCAGGGGGCGTTCCTCGGGGTGGGGGCGTACACCTCGGCGTACGTCACGGCGAAGCTGGGGCTCTCTTTCTGGATCGGGGTCCCCGCGGCGGGACTGGTGACCGCCATGGCGGGGATGGTCTTCGGCGTCCCGTCGCTGCGCCTCAAGGGCCTCTACCTCGCCATCGCCACGCTGGCGTCCCAGTTCATCCTCGAATGGATCTTCCTCCGGTGGGAGCCGGTGACCGGGGGAAGCTACGGCATCGCGATCCCGCGTCCGGTGATCGGAAGCTACACCTTCGAGTCGGACCGCTCCTACTACTACATCGTCCTCGCCTTCACGGTCGTGATGACGCTGTTCGCGACGAACCTGATCCGGACGAAGACGGGCCGCGCCTTCATGGCCGTGCGCGACCATTACATCTCCGCCGAGATCATGGGGATCAGCCTCTACAAATATCGGCTCCTCTCCTTCGGGATCTCCTCCTTCTACGCCGGGGTGGCGGGGGCCCTCTTCGGGCACGCGCTGAAATTCGTCTCCTCCGAGCAGTTCAACATCGGCGTCTCCATCGCCTATCTCGCGATGATCATCATCGGGGGGCTTGGGAGCGTCATCGGGTCGATCTTCGGCGCGGTCTTCATGATCCTGCTGCCGAAGATCCTGTCGGTCATCACGACGTTGGTCTCGGCGGATTTCCCCTCCCTGACGAGGTTGGTGACGGCCTTCGAGCAGGGGATCTTCGGACTGATCATCGTCCTGTTCCTCATCTTCGAGCCGGACGGGTTGGCCCACCGATGGAAGCTGATGAAGGCGTACTGGAAGCTGTACCCGTTCTCGTATTGACAAGGAAAGGAGGGCGCTCAAGGGGAGATGACATGGGGAGGGAGCATCGGAAACGTCGGCGATAACTATCGGTCAACCAACCGGAACCTTTCGAGGAGGGGAGAACAGCATGAAGCAGACGATGCGTGTGTTCGCGATGGTCGCCGCGATGGCGATGGTACTGTCGGGGGTCGCTTTCTCCGCCCCGGCGATCAAGGTCGGCCACCTGGCGGACCTTACCGGGCCGACCGGCGAGGTCGGAAAGCCGTACGCCCAGGGCGTCCAGGATTACAAGGACTGGGTCAACGCCCACGGCGGGGTCAACGGAAAGCAGATCGACATGCCGATGTTCGACTACGCCTACGACAAGAATAAGGCGGTCAACCAGTACAAGAAGTACAAGGAAGACGGCGTCGTCGCGATCCAGGGTTGGGGCTCGGGCGATACCGAGGCGCTCTCCAAGACCACGGGGGATGACAAGATCCCGTACATCTCCGCCTCGTATTCGGCGCACCTCACCGACCCGAAGAAGACGCCCTATAACTTCTTCTGCGCCCCCGACTACACCACGGGGCTGCGGGCGGGCCTCAGGTACCTGAAGGACAACTGGAAGGAGAAGCGGGCCCCGAAGGTCGTCTTCATCTACCCGAACCACCCGTACGGGATCGCGCCGATCAAGGGCGGCAAGGAGTACGCGAAGGAGATCGGGTTCGAGGTCCTCGGCGACGAGGACGTGAGCCTGAAGGCGATCGAGGCGAACTCCCAGCTCCTTTCCGTGAAGAACAAGGGCGCCGACTTCGCGTGGGTCGGCGGGACCACCAATTCGACCGCGGTGATCCTGAAGGATGCGAAGAAGCTCGGCCTGAAGACGAGATTCTTCATCAACATCTGGGGTGCGGACGAGACGACGCCGAAGCTGGCGGCAGGCGCCGAGGAAGGTGCTCTCGTCATGGTCGGGTCCACGGTGTACGGTTCGAAGGTTCCCGGCATGAAGCAGCTCATGCAGATCACGAAGAACCAGCCGCAGGTGACGCACTACATCCGCGGATACGTTTCGATGATGGTCCTCACCGAGGCGCTGAAGATCGCGGACAAGAAGGGGCAGCTGAACGGCCCCGGCGTCAAGGCGGCGCTCGAGTCGCTGAAGAACTTCGACACCGGCGGG
Above is a window of Deltaproteobacteria bacterium CG2_30_66_27 DNA encoding:
- a CDS encoding ABC transporter substrate-binding protein, encoding MKQTMRVFAMVAAMAMVLSGVAFSAPAIKVGHLADLTGPTGEVGKPYAQGVQDYKDWVNAHGGVNGKQIDMPMFDYAYDKNKAVNQYKKYKEDGVVAIQGWGSGDTEALSKTTGDDKIPYISASYSAHLTDPKKTPYNFFCAPDYTTGLRAGLRYLKDNWKEKRAPKVVFIYPNHPYGIAPIKGGKEYAKEIGFEVLGDEDVSLKAIEANSQLLSVKNKGADFAWVGGTTNSTAVILKDAKKLGLKTRFFINIWGADETTPKLAAGAEEGALVMVGSTVYGSKVPGMKQLMQITKNQPQVTHYIRGYVSMMVLTEALKIADKKGQLNGPGVKAALESLKNFDTGGLAADKITFSATDHRPFMKVNITDFQKGKLVLKKTIELPRKAEWLGL
- a CDS encoding branched-chain amino acid ABC transporter permease yields the protein MQFCGDFRTTYEKDVKIFQTPFIKVCMGFLGVALLALPFLVKGEYLWIALQILIAVIGAVGLNILTGFTGQISLGQGAFLGVGAYTSAYVTAKLGLSFWIGVPAAGLVTAMAGMVFGVPSLRLKGLYLAIATLASQFILEWIFLRWEPVTGGSYGIAIPRPVIGSYTFESDRSYYYIVLAFTVVMTLFATNLIRTKTGRAFMAVRDHYISAEIMGISLYKYRLLSFGISSFYAGVAGALFGHALKFVSSEQFNIGVSIAYLAMIIIGGLGSVIGSIFGAVFMILLPKILSVITTLVSADFPSLTRLVTAFEQGIFGLIIVLFLIFEPDGLAHRWKLMKAYWKLYPFSY